The Phragmites australis chromosome 15, lpPhrAust1.1, whole genome shotgun sequence genome window below encodes:
- the LOC133893177 gene encoding hydroxyproline O-galactosyltransferase GALT5-like, with translation MPPAPRKKRLLRTGLLAAAAGYFAFVLLFELPLLPFLASSPASSSSSLPIQHPRRRELEAAAAFTSPFSPVRPAKQAFPAATAPAPGPPTLPIFSSLLLLPRPNATATPFDTTASDAFAAARLHLAHLHSPAPNPNPPAASTASRAPTCPASISVLREQLPFDGARVVELPCGLAVGSHVTVVARPRPARPEHDPKIAERRNGEAPLMVSQFMVELVGTKAVDGEAPPRILHFNPRIRGDYSRKPVIEMNSCYRMQWGQSQRCEGFASRPAEDTVDGQLKCEKWIQDDDNKSEESKMKWWVKRLIGRPKDVHISWPYPFAEGKLFVMTLTAGLEGYHVNVDGRHVASFPYRTGYTLEDATGLSLNGDIDIESIFASSLPNSHPSFAPERYLEMSEQWRAPPLPTEPVELFIGILSAASHFAERMAVRKSWMMYTRKSLNIVARFFVALNGKKEVNAELKKEAEFFRDIVIVSFIDSYDLVVLKTVAIAEYGVRVIPAKYVMKCDDDTFVRIDSVLDQVKKVRSDKSVYVGSMNYFHRPLRSGKWAVTYEEWPEEVYPNYANGPGYVISSDIARYIVSEFDNQTLRLFKMEDVSMGMWVEKFNNTRRPVEIRHDVRFYQSGCYNGYITAHYQSPQHMICLWRKLQSGSAQCCNVR, from the exons atgccgccggcgccgcggaaGAAGCGCCTGctccgcacgggcctcctcgccgccgccgccggataCTTCGCCTTCGTCCTCCTCTTCGAGCTTCCTTTGCTGCCCTTCTTGGCATCCTCCCCCGCTTCCTCTTCGTCGTCCCTCCCCATCCAGCACCCGCGCCGCCGGGAGCTCGAGGCGGCTGCGGCCTTCACGTCCCCGTTCTCCCCCGTCCGCCCCGCCAAGCAGGCCTTCCCCGCGGCCACCGCACCGGCCCCGGGCCCGCCCACGCTCCCgatcttctcctccctcctcctcctcccgcggcCCAACGCCACCGCCACCCCCTTCGACACCACCGCCTCCgacgccttcgccgccgccagGCTGCACCTCGCGCACCTCCACTCCCCCGCGCCCAACCCCAATCCGCCGGCCGCGTCCACAGCGTCGCGGGCCCCGACCTGCCCCGCCTCGATCTCAGTGCTCAGGGAGCAGCTACCCTTCGACGGCGCGCGCGTGGTGGAGCTCCCCTGCGGGCTCGCGGTGGGCTCCCACGTGACCGTGGTGGCCCGGCCCCGGCCCGCGCGGCCCGAGCATGACCCCAAGATCGCCGAGCGCAGGAACGGGGAGGCGCCGCTCATGGTGTCGCAGTTCATGGTCGAGCTGGTGGGCACCAAGGCGGTCGACGGGGAGGCGCCGCCGAGGATACTGCACTTCAACCCCAGGATCCGCGGGGACTACAGCCGGAAACCGGTCATCGAGATGAACAGCTGCTACAGGATGCAGTGGGGGCAGTCGCAGCGCTGCGAGGGGTTCGCGTCTCGCCCCGCCGAGGACACCG TTGATGGGCAACTCAAGTGTGAGAAATGGATTCAGGACGATGACAACAAGTCGGAGGAGTCAAAGATGAAATGGTGGGTGAAACGTTTGATTGGTAGACCAAAGGATGTCCACATCAGTTGGCCATACCCATTCGCAGAAGGCAAGCTATTCGTCATGACTCTAACAGCTGGTTTGGAAGGTTACCATGTCAATGTTGATGGGCGGCACGTTGCTTCATTTCCTTACCGCACT GGTTACACTCTTGAGGATGCAACTGGATTGTCTCTGAACGGAGACATTGATATTGAGTCGATTTTTGCTAGTTCTCTACCTAATTCACATCCTAGTTTCGCACCAGAGAGATACCTTGAGATGTCTGAACAGTGGAGAGCCCCACCATTGCCGACTGAACCTGTTGAGCTTTTCATTGGCATTCTTTCAGCAGCCAGCCATTTTGCTGAGCGTATGGCTGTAAGGAAGTCGTGGATGATGTATACAAGGAAGTCATTGAATATTGTAGCTCGGTTCTTTGTGGCTCTG AATGGAAAAAAGGAGGTCAACGCAGAACTGAAGAAGGAAGCAGAGTTCTTCCGTGACATTGTTATAGTATCTTTCATTGATAGCTATGACCTTGTTGTGTTGAAGACTGTTGCCATTGCGGAGTATGGG GTGCGTGTCATCCCTGCAAAATATGTAATGAAATGTGATGATGATACATTTGTTAGAATCGATTCAGTACTGGATCAAGTGAAGAAAGTTCGTAGTGATAAAAGTGTGTATGTGGGAAGTATGAACTACTTCCATCGACCATTAAGATCTGGCAAGTGGGCTGTAACTTATGAG GAATGGCCGGAAGAAGTATATCCAAACTATGCTAATGGACCTGGCTACGTAATTTCATCAGATATTGCACGCTACATTGTATCTGAGTTCGATAACCAGACACTTCGG CTGTTTAAGATGGAAGACGTAAGCATGGGCATGTGGGTTGAGAAGTTCAACAACACGCGCCGGCCGGTGGAGATTCGGCACGATGTCAGGTTCTACCAGTCAGGCTGCTACAACGGCTACATCACGGCGCACTATCAGTCCCCGCAGCACATGATCTGCCTGTGGAGGAAACTGCAGTCCGGTAGCGCCCAGTGCTGCAACGTTAGATGA
- the LOC133892477 gene encoding probable prolyl 4-hydroxylase 6 isoform X1, which translates to MQGCSVSLNAMKLPLRSALLFLAALLAVTAVVPVLLLGEVDDEEAGAGAVAPALPFYSSRVKAVSWQPRIFVYKGFLSDAECDHLVKLGKKKVQRSMVADNESGKSVMSEVRTSSGTFLDKRQDPVISRIEERIAAWTFLPEGERASKVQSVCFLHCLFRQKSLTCNQPVISSENAENIQILRYEHGQKYEPHFDYFHDKVNQARGGHRYATVLMYLSTVEKGGETVFPNAKGWESQPKDDTFSECAQKGLAVKPVKGDAVLFFSLHVDGVPDPLSLHGSCPVIKGEKWSAPKWIHVRSYQDPPVLKEESEGCSDKSEYCAQWAAVGECEKNPVFMVGAEGSPGQCRKSCNVCDS; encoded by the exons ATGCAAGGTTGCTCTGTGTCTCTGAACGCCATGAAGCTGCCCCTGCGCAGCGCGCTGCTCTTCCTCGCCGCCCTCCTCGCCGTCACCGCCGTCGTGCCGGTGCTCCTCTTGGGTGAGGTggacgacgaggaggccggTGCCGGAGCCGTCGCCCCGGCGCTCCCCTTCTACTCCTCGCGCGTCAAGGCCGTCTCGTGGCAGCCAAG GATCTTCGTGTACAAGGGGTTCCTCTCCGACGCCGAGTGCGACCACCTCGTCAAGCTG GGGAAGAAGAAGGTGCAGCGGTCGATGGTGGCGGACAACGAGTCCGGCAAGAGCGTCATGAGCGAGGTGCGCACCAGCTCCGGCACGTTCCTCGACAAGCGCCAG GATCCGGTGATAAGTAGGATTGAAGAGAGGATTGCGGCATGGACATTTCTTCCTGAAGGTGAACGAGCTTCAAAAGTTCAGTCTGTTTGCTTCTTACATTGTTTGTTCAGGCAGAAGTCTTTGACATGTAACCAACCCGTGATTTCATCAGAGAACGCTGAGAACATTCAGATACTCCGCTACGAGCACGGTCAGAAGTACGAGCCGCACTTCGATTATTTCCACGACAAGGTCAATCAGGCGAGGGGAGGCCACCGGTATGCGACGGTGCTCATGTATCTGTCCACTGTCGAGAAAGGAGGCGAGACCGTGTTCCCGAATGCCAAG GGGTGGGAGTCTCAGCCCAAGGATGACACTTTCTCTGAGTGTGCACAGAAAGGATTGGCAG TGAAACCGGTGAAAGGTGACGCAGTGCTCTTCTTTAGTCTTCACGTCGATGGTGTCCCAGACCCGCTCAGCCTCCATGGGAGCTGCCCGGTCATCAAAGGCGAAAAATGGTCTGCGCCAAAGTGGATCCACGTAAGGTCATACCAGGATCCCCCGGTCCTGAAGGAGGAGAGCGAAGGATGCTCTGACAAGAGCGAGTATTGCGCGCAATGGGCTGCAGTGGGCGAATGCGAGAAGAACCCGGTGTTCATGGTAGGCGCCGAGGGATCGCCTGGTCAGTGCCGAAAGAGCTGCAACGTCTGCGACTCATAG
- the LOC133892477 gene encoding probable prolyl 4-hydroxylase 6 isoform X2 gives MQGCSVSLNAMKLPLRSALLFLAALLAVTAVVPVLLLGEVDDEEAGAGAVAPALPFYSSRVKAVSWQPRIFVYKGFLSDAECDHLVKLGKKKVQRSMVADNESGKSVMSEVRTSSGTFLDKRQDPVISRIEERIAAWTFLPEENAENIQILRYEHGQKYEPHFDYFHDKVNQARGGHRYATVLMYLSTVEKGGETVFPNAKGWESQPKDDTFSECAQKGLAVKPVKGDAVLFFSLHVDGVPDPLSLHGSCPVIKGEKWSAPKWIHVRSYQDPPVLKEESEGCSDKSEYCAQWAAVGECEKNPVFMVGAEGSPGQCRKSCNVCDS, from the exons ATGCAAGGTTGCTCTGTGTCTCTGAACGCCATGAAGCTGCCCCTGCGCAGCGCGCTGCTCTTCCTCGCCGCCCTCCTCGCCGTCACCGCCGTCGTGCCGGTGCTCCTCTTGGGTGAGGTggacgacgaggaggccggTGCCGGAGCCGTCGCCCCGGCGCTCCCCTTCTACTCCTCGCGCGTCAAGGCCGTCTCGTGGCAGCCAAG GATCTTCGTGTACAAGGGGTTCCTCTCCGACGCCGAGTGCGACCACCTCGTCAAGCTG GGGAAGAAGAAGGTGCAGCGGTCGATGGTGGCGGACAACGAGTCCGGCAAGAGCGTCATGAGCGAGGTGCGCACCAGCTCCGGCACGTTCCTCGACAAGCGCCAG GATCCGGTGATAAGTAGGATTGAAGAGAGGATTGCGGCATGGACATTTCTTCCTGAAG AGAACGCTGAGAACATTCAGATACTCCGCTACGAGCACGGTCAGAAGTACGAGCCGCACTTCGATTATTTCCACGACAAGGTCAATCAGGCGAGGGGAGGCCACCGGTATGCGACGGTGCTCATGTATCTGTCCACTGTCGAGAAAGGAGGCGAGACCGTGTTCCCGAATGCCAAG GGGTGGGAGTCTCAGCCCAAGGATGACACTTTCTCTGAGTGTGCACAGAAAGGATTGGCAG TGAAACCGGTGAAAGGTGACGCAGTGCTCTTCTTTAGTCTTCACGTCGATGGTGTCCCAGACCCGCTCAGCCTCCATGGGAGCTGCCCGGTCATCAAAGGCGAAAAATGGTCTGCGCCAAAGTGGATCCACGTAAGGTCATACCAGGATCCCCCGGTCCTGAAGGAGGAGAGCGAAGGATGCTCTGACAAGAGCGAGTATTGCGCGCAATGGGCTGCAGTGGGCGAATGCGAGAAGAACCCGGTGTTCATGGTAGGCGCCGAGGGATCGCCTGGTCAGTGCCGAAAGAGCTGCAACGTCTGCGACTCATAG
- the LOC133892479 gene encoding uncharacterized protein LOC133892479: protein MSRLAGSARRASAAALAILLGGLVLVSLVVERSSKASSPMSITAVGGRRMMIGANGGLGDQRRTLEDFRDDDPLSSSKRRVPNGPDPIHNRGAGESGRSPDRA from the exons ATGAGCAGGCTGGCCGGGTCCGCGAGGCGGGCATCGGCGGCGGCATTGGCCATCCTTCTTGGGGGCCTTGTTTTGGTGtctttggtggtggagagaagcTCGAAGGCGTCGTCGCCGATGAGCATTACCGCAGTAGGTGGTAGAAGGATGATGATCGGAGCCAATGGAGGGTTGGGTGATCAGAGGAGGACACTGGAGGACTTCAGGGATGATGATCCTttgagcagcagcaagaggaGGGTGCCCAATGGACCGGATCCAATCCACAACAG GGGAGCTGGCGAGTCAGGAAGATCTCCAGACAGAGCCTAG